The following are encoded together in the uncultured Sphaerochaeta sp. genome:
- a CDS encoding alanine--glyoxylate aminotransferase family protein, whose protein sequence is MMNLLDSVEKITLMGPGPSCVPDEIYKALSVPTLGHMDSEFIKIMDGIKEMQQQIMATQNRLTVPISGTGSAGMETCFVNLIEPQDTVLILKNGVFGNRMFDVASRLGSEVDAIDAPWGTPIDPDKVREQLSKKAYKIVAIVHAETSTGVRNPIDEVAKLVHQTDALYLVDAVTSLGGIPVPTDELGIDALYSGTQKCLSCPPGLSPVSFSEKAVKVITNRKNKVPNWYLDMNMIIQYWDGAKRVYHHTAPINMLYGLYQSLCLILDEGLDEVYLRHMKYHNLLVRELEGIGMNMLVDKEYRLPMLNAVVVPDGVDEARVRSDLRTKYNIEIGAGLGALAGKIFRIGLMGHTAREENVVKVITALKASL, encoded by the coding sequence ATGATGAATTTGCTTGATAGTGTTGAAAAAATTACATTGATGGGTCCTGGACCATCCTGTGTACCTGATGAAATTTACAAAGCCTTATCAGTTCCAACCTTAGGACATATGGACAGTGAATTCATTAAGATCATGGATGGCATCAAGGAGATGCAACAGCAAATCATGGCTACTCAGAACAGATTGACAGTCCCAATTTCAGGAACTGGATCAGCCGGTATGGAAACCTGTTTTGTAAACCTTATTGAACCACAAGATACAGTTCTCATTTTAAAAAATGGAGTTTTTGGGAATCGCATGTTTGATGTGGCAAGTCGTCTTGGCTCGGAAGTTGATGCAATTGATGCCCCGTGGGGGACCCCTATCGACCCAGATAAGGTTAGAGAGCAACTTTCAAAAAAAGCATACAAGATTGTTGCAATTGTCCACGCTGAGACCTCTACTGGTGTACGTAATCCAATTGATGAGGTAGCTAAGCTGGTTCACCAGACAGATGCACTGTATCTGGTAGATGCAGTAACCAGTCTGGGGGGCATCCCTGTTCCTACTGATGAGCTTGGTATTGATGCATTGTATAGTGGAACGCAGAAGTGCCTGTCTTGCCCACCGGGACTTTCTCCCGTCTCTTTCTCAGAGAAAGCAGTCAAGGTAATCACTAACCGAAAAAACAAAGTGCCCAACTGGTACCTCGATATGAATATGATCATCCAGTACTGGGATGGAGCAAAGAGAGTATATCATCATACTGCACCCATAAACATGCTCTATGGATTATACCAATCACTGTGCCTTATTCTGGATGAAGGTCTGGATGAGGTGTATTTAAGGCATATGAAGTATCACAACCTTCTGGTTAGAGAACTTGAAGGTATTGGAATGAACATGCTTGTTGATAAAGAGTACAGACTTCCCATGCTTAACGCTGTAGTAGTACCTGATGGAGTCGATGAAGCCAGAGTCCGCAGTGACCTGCGAACCAAGTACAACATTGAAATCGGAGCTGGTCTTGGAGCCTTGGCCGGCAAGATCTTCCGTATTGGCTTGATGGGTCACACAGCAAGAGAAGAGAACGTTGTTAAGGTTATCACGGCACTGAAAGCATCACTGTAA
- a CDS encoding HD domain-containing phosphohydrolase yields MTRDTHNLSIKTIIITIFVLVIIVTAVVITYLIFSRWYSSAETTVMKISHSINNHIYEQVSSFMKRPVSINNENHKLIRDGIVDIQNEEERERYFLGALDSFDEEIYSYSYGTAEGAYYGARRKETGELEIMRNDHTTGGNSWYFSVKDDYRAGDIAVRLGQFDPRTRPWFKAAVEAEAPAFSPLYKHFVMDDLTVSVATPVYTSEGVLKGVLGTHMLLSKIGTFLEKTVTPYEGMALIVERESGYVIANSQGLQNFAIRPDRSLERLHIEQITDEALHNAFEQFTSTGKSQFTYKHGIEHMFADVQGFQAEGVDWVIISTVTGGFLLDEVQESISLTILLIIIGILVIVVIYHLITSRLFRPIQELLDVSIAIAEGDLSRRVRVARDDEIGSIASSLNNVADSLQQLFLNLENSVEQRTHELHETNTQLEASRDQLSLILNSAAEGIYGIDSEGHCTFCNRSSMLLLGYEKEQELLGKNMHNLIHHSYEDGKPFPLDACKVFRAIQTGIGYSEHGEVFWRKDGSNFPVSYHAFPQVQNEQVLGAVITFTDITEQRQHEQQIEYIRCHDSLTGLHNRNCFEEKHTIMDVPENLPLSIIFADINALKLTNDIFGHTAGDELIKKSAEILKHACRESDIIARLGGDEFIIVMPNTTEDDTARIIGQIQLKFSQTKVEAMRCSISLGSCTKVHQEQSLSDTIVTAENQMYQDKTRNRGTVNRAIISALQETLHTRSPREKEHAEKVQDIASRFGSSLHLNEAEISALERTAYLHDIGKIVLEPYILDCEQLRDDEREQIRQHPAIGYRILNLFDDTLDIAEYVYGHHERWDGSGYPRGLKHDQIPYISRILSIAEAYERIVERSHSREEAIKEIQEGAGTQFDPELAQAFIAMIEDR; encoded by the coding sequence ATGACACGTGATACCCATAATCTATCAATCAAGACGATTATCATCACGATTTTTGTCCTCGTTATCATTGTTACTGCGGTAGTCATCACCTATCTCATTTTTTCTCGCTGGTACAGTTCCGCTGAAACCACTGTGATGAAGATTTCCCATAGCATCAACAATCATATCTATGAGCAAGTTTCATCATTCATGAAAAGACCCGTCTCCATCAACAATGAGAACCATAAGCTTATACGTGATGGCATCGTAGACATCCAGAACGAAGAAGAGCGAGAGCGATACTTTCTTGGGGCTTTGGATTCTTTCGATGAGGAAATCTACAGTTATAGCTATGGAACCGCTGAAGGAGCATACTACGGCGCCCGTCGTAAGGAAACAGGTGAGTTGGAAATCATGAGGAATGATCACACCACCGGTGGAAACTCTTGGTATTTTTCGGTAAAGGATGATTACCGTGCAGGAGACATAGCAGTCAGACTTGGACAGTTCGACCCACGCACCCGTCCTTGGTTCAAAGCGGCAGTAGAGGCTGAAGCCCCGGCATTCTCCCCTCTCTACAAGCATTTTGTCATGGACGACCTAACGGTATCCGTAGCAACACCTGTCTATACCAGCGAGGGAGTCCTGAAAGGGGTCCTGGGTACTCATATGCTTCTCTCAAAGATAGGCACTTTCCTCGAAAAAACAGTTACACCCTATGAGGGAATGGCCCTCATTGTAGAGCGAGAGAGTGGATATGTAATTGCAAACTCACAAGGATTACAGAATTTTGCCATACGTCCCGACCGATCGCTGGAAAGACTCCATATAGAACAAATAACCGATGAAGCCTTGCATAATGCCTTCGAACAATTCACCTCGACTGGAAAATCCCAATTTACCTATAAGCATGGTATCGAGCATATGTTTGCAGATGTCCAGGGGTTTCAAGCTGAGGGGGTTGATTGGGTGATCATCTCGACGGTAACCGGGGGATTCCTTCTCGACGAAGTTCAAGAAAGCATCTCCCTAACCATACTACTGATTATTATTGGAATTTTGGTGATTGTAGTCATCTATCACCTCATTACTTCCCGACTCTTCAGACCGATACAGGAACTACTGGATGTTTCAATCGCCATCGCTGAAGGAGATCTTTCCAGACGCGTCAGGGTTGCAAGAGATGATGAAATCGGCAGCATTGCAAGCAGCCTAAACAATGTGGCTGACAGCCTACAACAGCTTTTCCTCAACCTTGAGAACAGTGTAGAACAACGTACCCATGAACTGCATGAAACCAACACCCAGTTGGAAGCTAGCAGGGACCAGCTCAGCTTGATCCTGAACTCTGCAGCAGAGGGTATCTATGGAATTGACAGTGAAGGGCATTGCACCTTCTGCAACCGAAGCTCAATGCTTCTGCTGGGGTATGAGAAGGAGCAAGAACTGTTAGGAAAGAACATGCACAATCTGATCCATCACAGCTATGAAGATGGCAAACCATTTCCCTTGGACGCCTGCAAGGTATTTAGAGCAATCCAAACCGGTATCGGATACTCGGAACATGGTGAAGTGTTCTGGAGGAAGGACGGTTCAAATTTTCCTGTCTCCTACCATGCTTTTCCACAAGTACAAAATGAACAGGTTCTCGGAGCAGTCATCACATTTACTGATATTACTGAACAAAGGCAGCATGAACAACAAATTGAGTATATACGCTGTCATGATTCCCTCACAGGTCTGCATAACCGCAATTGCTTTGAAGAAAAGCACACAATTATGGATGTGCCTGAGAATCTACCGCTTTCCATTATCTTTGCCGATATCAATGCCCTTAAATTAACCAACGATATTTTTGGCCACACCGCTGGGGATGAACTGATTAAGAAGTCAGCAGAAATCCTGAAGCATGCATGCAGAGAGTCCGACATAATCGCCCGCCTTGGGGGTGATGAGTTCATCATCGTAATGCCGAACACGACAGAAGATGATACGGCGAGGATTATTGGACAGATTCAACTGAAGTTCTCCCAAACAAAAGTGGAAGCCATGCGTTGCAGTATATCATTGGGAAGTTGTACCAAGGTACACCAAGAACAGTCTCTCAGTGACACCATTGTGACTGCAGAGAATCAAATGTATCAGGATAAGACAAGAAACAGAGGCACGGTAAACAGGGCTATCATCAGTGCACTGCAGGAAACCCTGCACACCAGGAGCCCTCGAGAAAAGGAGCACGCAGAAAAAGTACAGGACATTGCAAGTAGGTTTGGCTCCTCACTCCATCTTAATGAGGCAGAGATCAGTGCATTGGAACGAACTGCATATCTGCATGATATTGGCAAGATTGTCCTTGAACCATATATCTTGGACTGCGAGCAGTTACGAGATGATGAGCGCGAGCAAATACGCCAACACCCTGCCATCGGATACAGGATACTGAACCTTTTTGATGATACACTTGATATAGCTGAATATGTTTACGGCCATCACGAACGGTGGGATGGTTCAGGTTATCCTAGGGGCTTGAAACATGATCAAATTCCGTACATCTCCCGTATTCTCTCCATCGCGGAAGCATATGAGCGGATTGTGGAGAGAAGTCATTCAAGAGAAGAGGCAATTAAAGAAATACAGGAGGGAGCTGGAACACAGTTCGACCCCGAACTTGCCCAAGCATTCATTGCCATGATTGAAGATCGTTGA
- a CDS encoding FAD-dependent oxidoreductase, translated as MRSYISETKNTPVVMECDVLVAGGGTAGTIAAIAAARNGAKTVLIERHGHLGGSMVNGAGPLHSFFNLYKAFPETGKIQVVRGIADELIQRMTEAGGCMGHLEQEIGFNYDSVATIIDWEIYKQVIFEMMEEANVHMRLHTWISDVVKEDNKVQGLIVESKSGREAILSKIVIDATGDADVAYLSGAECTNMFPDGHVGMPFGMSNVDIPKAYKYIKEQNIVYSMIHADKDSDYDNIARIGFHLNKLPAFKEFMQSSGLWGPLTLSRHEGDFSFINTTNIKPLDAVNVEEITRAEVILRSQVMKMASLLKENIPGFEHAYVSWTPVHFGVRRTRIVTCEYDISLEEIINGQRFDDEIAVYGFHDMAPKIIIKDGKYYGIPYRALLPKDVENLLVAGRLITSNWEAHMSTRNTVSCMAQGEAVGTAAALCCKQGVTPRKLSVKQLQEQLISQGVFLG; from the coding sequence ATGCGATCTTACATATCTGAAACCAAAAACACACCAGTAGTCATGGAATGTGATGTATTAGTTGCTGGCGGAGGTACAGCAGGAACTATTGCAGCCATCGCAGCTGCCAGAAACGGTGCAAAAACTGTCTTAATTGAACGGCATGGACATCTTGGAGGATCCATGGTCAATGGCGCTGGCCCTCTCCATAGTTTCTTTAATCTGTACAAGGCATTTCCAGAAACGGGCAAAATACAGGTAGTTAGAGGAATTGCAGATGAGTTGATACAACGAATGACAGAAGCTGGTGGCTGTATGGGGCATCTCGAGCAGGAAATCGGTTTTAATTACGATTCAGTTGCAACAATCATCGACTGGGAAATCTACAAACAGGTAATCTTTGAGATGATGGAGGAAGCTAATGTCCACATGAGACTCCATACATGGATTAGTGATGTCGTCAAAGAAGATAACAAAGTGCAAGGCCTTATTGTGGAAAGCAAATCGGGACGAGAGGCAATACTATCGAAAATAGTAATTGATGCAACTGGGGATGCTGATGTTGCATACCTCTCGGGGGCTGAATGCACAAATATGTTCCCTGACGGCCATGTGGGAATGCCATTCGGGATGAGTAATGTCGACATTCCTAAAGCATACAAATACATCAAAGAGCAAAACATTGTCTATTCTATGATTCATGCTGATAAAGACAGTGATTATGACAATATTGCACGAATAGGATTTCACTTGAACAAGCTTCCCGCATTCAAGGAGTTCATGCAATCAAGCGGACTTTGGGGACCGCTCACACTTTCTCGACATGAAGGTGATTTTTCCTTCATCAATACAACAAACATAAAACCACTCGATGCAGTGAATGTAGAGGAAATTACTCGTGCGGAAGTTATACTGAGATCACAAGTAATGAAGATGGCTTCATTGTTGAAGGAGAACATCCCTGGCTTCGAACACGCCTATGTGAGCTGGACGCCCGTACATTTTGGAGTGAGAAGAACAAGGATCGTTACCTGTGAATATGATATCAGTCTTGAGGAAATCATTAATGGTCAACGTTTTGATGATGAAATTGCTGTATATGGATTCCATGACATGGCTCCAAAAATCATCATCAAGGATGGCAAGTATTACGGTATACCCTATCGTGCTTTACTTCCTAAAGACGTCGAGAACCTCTTGGTTGCTGGAAGATTGATAACATCCAATTGGGAAGCCCACATGTCTACACGAAACACAGTGTCTTGTATGGCGCAGGGTGAGGCCGTCGGCACCGCAGCTGCCTTGTGCTGTAAGCAGGGTGTAACACCAAGAAAACTCTCTGTGAAACAGTTGCAGGAACAGCTGATTAGCCAAGGGGTATTTCTTGGATAA
- a CDS encoding helix-turn-helix transcriptional regulator, which yields MKHVILLSYIIIFSTGFGALAALLVLSVRLKQPFTKRMAVVQGLFIASLAVVAIYYYLMQVLELVGPRQATVEAVFGVISSLLTMALYLGLWWILGIRELQKGTGNLFLYARISCLVSAVLMVSGLTGSLLPKSTLTTSSIWQAFVYLMVAITLSLFGLTLVKAPMKQQHSAYRLLVHGIGYCSLAYVPLSILELLLSRSLGDSLRPLSLEYLFYLGINVVVLISSLRSLAKDPASTSAFGPIQESTWTRFSLTPREREMATLIAKGQSNKEIASTLGISEATVRTHIYNLFQKVGAQSRIDLLNMLHD from the coding sequence GTGAAACACGTAATATTGCTGAGTTACATCATCATCTTCTCAACTGGATTTGGTGCCCTCGCGGCATTACTGGTGCTTTCTGTGCGGCTCAAACAACCGTTTACCAAGCGTATGGCAGTAGTACAGGGACTATTCATCGCCAGTCTTGCAGTGGTTGCAATCTATTACTATCTCATGCAAGTGTTGGAACTGGTCGGGCCAAGGCAAGCGACAGTGGAGGCCGTATTCGGAGTAATCTCTTCTTTGCTCACCATGGCATTATATCTTGGATTATGGTGGATTCTGGGAATACGGGAATTGCAGAAAGGGACAGGAAATCTGTTTCTGTATGCCCGTATAAGCTGCTTGGTTTCTGCTGTACTGATGGTAAGCGGATTAACTGGTTCCCTGTTGCCTAAAAGCACGCTAACCACCTCAAGCATCTGGCAAGCTTTTGTATATCTTATGGTAGCAATTACCCTCTCTCTTTTTGGGCTCACCCTGGTGAAAGCTCCAATGAAACAACAACATAGCGCATATCGCTTGCTTGTGCATGGTATTGGATACTGTTCATTGGCATATGTTCCTCTAAGTATACTGGAATTGCTCTTGAGCCGATCATTGGGAGACAGCCTTCGCCCCCTCTCACTTGAATACTTGTTCTATCTTGGTATCAATGTGGTTGTTCTTATCTCCTCTCTCCGTTCATTGGCAAAGGACCCTGCGAGCACATCGGCTTTTGGACCTATACAGGAATCTACATGGACACGCTTTTCCTTGACTCCGCGGGAACGGGAGATGGCAACCCTTATCGCAAAAGGACAGTCAAACAAAGAAATAGCAAGCACTCTGGGGATTTCAGAAGCTACTGTGCGAACCCACATATACAATCTCTTCCAGAAAGTCGGAGCCCAAAGCCGGATTGACCTGTTAAACATGCTTCACGACTGA